The following are encoded in a window of Cygnus atratus isolate AKBS03 ecotype Queensland, Australia chromosome 8, CAtr_DNAZoo_HiC_assembly, whole genome shotgun sequence genomic DNA:
- the LOC118243427 gene encoding pancreatic alpha-amylase, with amino-acid sequence MQVLLLLVAVGLCGAQYNPNTKAGRTSIVHLFEWRWADIALECERYLAPNGFGGVQVSPPNENIVITNPNRPWWERYQPISYKICTRSGNENEFRDMVTRCNNVGVYIYVDAVVNHMCGAAGGSGTHSTCGSYFNAGSESFPEVPYSGWDFNDGKCHTSNGEIQNYGDMNQVRDCRLSGLLDLALDKDYVRTKVAEYMNHLISIGVAGFRIDAAKHMWPGDIKAFLDKLSTLNTRWFPSGTKPFIYQEVIDLGGEPITGSQYFGNGRVTEFKYGAKLGTVIRKWNGEKMSYLKNWGEGWGFVPSDRALVFVDNHDNQRGHGAGGASILTFWDARLYKMAVGFMLAHPYGFTRVMSSYRWTRNFVNGQDANDWIGPPSNSDGSTKSVTINADTTCGNGWVCEHRWRQIKNMVIFRNVVGSQPFSNWWDNGSNQIAFGRGNKGFIVFNNDDWYMNTNLQTGLPAGTYCDVISGQKEGNKCTGKQVYVSGDGKANFQISNSDEDPFVAIHVDAKL; translated from the exons ATGCAAGTTCTCCTTCTCCTCGTGGCCGTAGGGCTTTGCGGGGCGCAGTACAACCCCAACACTAAGGCTGGGAGGACATCTATTGTACATCTCTTTGAATGGCGCTGGGCCGATATTGCTCTTGAGTGTGAACGCTACTTAGCTCCTAATGGATTTGGAGGAGTTCAG GTTTCTCctccaaatgaaaatattgtcaTTACTAACCCAAACAGACCCTGGTGGGAAAGATACCAGCCCATCAGCTACAAGATCTGCACTCGATCAGGAAACGAAAATGAATTCAGAGACATGGTGACCAGATGCAACAACGTTGGA GTTTATATTTATGTGGATGCTGTTGTCAACCACATgtgtggggctgcaggtggcTCAGGAACCCACTCAACGTGTGGAAGCTATTTCAATGCTGGGAGCGAAAGTTTTCCAGAAGTGCCATACTCTGGCTGGGATTTCAATGATGGCAAATGTCACACCTCAAATGGAGAAATTCAGAATTATGGAGACATGAATCAG GTTCGTGACTGTCGCTTGAGTGGTCTTCTTGATCTGGCCCTGGACAAGGACTATGTGCGCACCAAAGTTGCAGAGTACATGAATCACCTGATTAGTATTGGTGTAGCAGGCTTCCGGATTGATGCTGCCAAGCATATGTGGCCTGGGGACATCAAAGCATTTCTGGACAAGCTGAGCACTCTGAATACTCGATGGTTTCCTTCAGGAACAAAACCGTTCATTTACCAAGAG GTAATTGACTTGGGTGGCGAGCCGATCACAGGCAGTCAGTACTTTGGAAATGGCCGAGTGACCGAATTCAAATACGGTGCAAAACTGGGGACAGTGATCCGCAAGTGGAATGGAGAAAAGATGTCCTACCTAAA GAACTGGGGAGAAGGCTGGGGCTTTGTGCCTTCTGACAGAGCCCTGGTCTTTGTGGATAACCATGACAACCagcgggggcacggggctggtgGAGCTTCCATTCTAACCTTCTGGGACGCCAG GCTTTATAAAATGGCCGTTGGTTTCATGTTGGCTCATCCGTATGGGTTCACACGTGTGATGTCAAGTTATCGTTGGACAAGAAATTTTGTAAATGGGCAG GATGCCAACGACTGGATCGGACCACCTAGCAACTCAGATGGATCAACAAAGTCTGTTACAATCAATGCGGACACCACCTGTGGCAACGGCTGGGTTTGTGAACATCGCTGGCGGCAGATAAA GAACATGGTTATCTTCCGTAACGTGGTAGGCAGCCAGCCTTTCTCAAACTGGTGGGACAACGGCAGCAATCAAATAGCGTTTGGCCGTGGCAATAAAGGCTTCATCGTCTTTAATAACGACGACTG GTACATGAACACCAATTTGCAAACTGGTCTGCCTGCTGGTACCTACTGTGATGTTATTTCTGGACaaaaggagggcaacaaatgTACTGGAAAGCAGGTGTATGTTTCCGGGGATGGAAAGGCTAACTTCCAGATCAGTAACAGTGACGAAGATCCATTTGTTGCAATTCACGTTGATGCCAAGTTATAA